In one window of Massilibacterium senegalense DNA:
- the hisS gene encoding histidine--tRNA ligase: MSIQIPRGTQDILPEQSKQWQYIEQFSRNMCGAYQYHEIRTPIFEHTELFSRGVGDTTDIVQKEMYTFEDRGGRSLTLRPEGTAAVVRAFVEKKLYGLPDQPTKLYYTGPMFRYERQQKGRYRQFVQFGVEALGSQDPAIDAEVISLAMNTFKGLGLQELVLKINSLGDTESRLAHRQALINHFQPHIHEFCEDCKGRLEKNPLRILDCKVDHKHPLMQTAPSILDYLNEESKRYFEKVLGYLDVLGIEYEVDSTLVRGLDYYNHTAFEIMSKARGFGSITTLCGGGRYNGLVEDLGGPETPGIGYAFSIERILLALEAEKQTLPVMQKMDAYIIALGEEATEKAVKILQTMRLAGISCDKDYQQKKMKAQFKQADRLQATFVIVIGEEELQKEKAVVKKLATGEQTEVAFADLLSYMKQAKEEKE, encoded by the coding sequence GTGTCCATTCAAATCCCACGCGGAACACAAGATATTTTACCAGAACAATCGAAACAGTGGCAATATATTGAACAATTTTCCAGAAATATGTGTGGAGCTTATCAATATCATGAAATTCGGACGCCAATTTTTGAACATACCGAGCTTTTTAGCCGAGGTGTGGGAGATACAACAGACATCGTACAAAAAGAAATGTACACTTTTGAAGACCGCGGTGGTAGAAGTTTAACCCTTCGTCCGGAAGGAACAGCTGCGGTTGTGCGAGCGTTTGTAGAGAAAAAATTATATGGCTTACCGGACCAACCAACAAAATTATATTATACAGGTCCAATGTTTCGGTATGAGCGTCAACAAAAAGGCCGCTATCGTCAATTTGTTCAGTTTGGCGTAGAAGCGCTTGGAAGTCAAGATCCGGCAATTGATGCAGAAGTAATTAGCCTGGCAATGAATACGTTTAAAGGGCTTGGTTTACAAGAGCTTGTCCTAAAAATTAATTCACTAGGTGATACAGAAAGTCGCCTTGCTCATAGACAAGCATTAATCAATCATTTTCAACCACATATTCACGAGTTTTGTGAAGATTGTAAAGGACGTTTGGAAAAAAATCCATTACGTATTTTAGATTGTAAAGTTGATCATAAACATCCATTAATGCAAACAGCACCATCGATTTTAGATTATTTGAATGAAGAATCGAAACGATATTTTGAAAAGGTGCTTGGTTACTTAGATGTATTAGGGATTGAATATGAAGTAGATTCAACGCTTGTACGTGGTTTAGATTACTACAATCACACAGCGTTTGAAATTATGAGTAAAGCACGAGGATTCGGTTCTATTACGACTCTTTGTGGCGGTGGTCGTTACAATGGATTAGTAGAAGATTTAGGGGGACCAGAAACGCCTGGAATTGGGTATGCTTTTAGTATTGAACGTATTTTATTAGCGTTAGAAGCAGAAAAACAAACGTTACCAGTCATGCAAAAAATGGATGCTTACATTATCGCATTAGGGGAAGAAGCAACAGAAAAAGCAGTGAAAATTCTTCAAACAATGCGACTTGCAGGTATTTCTTGTGATAAAGATTACCAGCAGAAAAAAATGAAAGCACAATTTAAACAAGCAGATCGGTTACAAGCAACGTTTGTGATTGTTATTGGAGAAGAAGAATTACAAAAAGAAAAAGCAGTCGTGAAAAAACTAGCAACTGGTGAACAAACAGAAGTGGCATTTGCCGATTTACTTTCTTATATGAAACAAGCTAAGGAGGAAAAAGAATGA
- the dtd gene encoding D-aminoacyl-tRNA deacylase, with protein sequence MKIVIQRAKYAKVTVDNEIVGQIEKGLMILVGVTHEDTIEDAKYVAEKAVHLRIFEDESEKMNLSVKDIGGQILSVSQFTLYGDCRKGRRPNFMAAAKPEVAEKLYEAFNEAIRAHGVPVETGRFGAMMDITFTNDGPVTLIVESK encoded by the coding sequence GTGAAAATTGTTATTCAACGCGCAAAATATGCAAAAGTGACAGTAGACAATGAAATAGTTGGTCAAATCGAAAAAGGATTAATGATTTTAGTTGGTGTGACGCATGAAGATACGATAGAAGATGCTAAATACGTAGCAGAAAAAGCGGTCCACCTTCGCATTTTTGAAGATGAATCTGAAAAAATGAACTTATCTGTAAAAGATATCGGTGGTCAAATTTTAAGTGTCTCTCAATTTACGTTATACGGGGATTGTAGAAAAGGGCGCCGTCCAAACTTTATGGCGGCAGCAAAACCAGAAGTAGCAGAAAAGTTGTACGAAGCATTTAATGAAGCTATTCGCGCACACGGGGTTCCGGTTGAAACAGGTCGTTTCGGTGCGATGATGGACATTACGTTTACTAATGATGGCCCTGTTACGTTAATCGTAGAAAGTAAATAG
- a CDS encoding RelA/SpoT family protein, which yields MAKEEVLTIDDVLEMARLYLSEEDIQFIERAYIYSRDAHVGQYRKSGEPYILHPIQVAGILVGLKMDPMTVSAGLLHDVVEDTSITLEDLEQEFNHEVAMLVDGVTKLGKIKYKSKEEQQAENHRKMFVAMAQDIRVILIKLADRLHNMRTLQHLPPEKQRRISNETLEIFAPLAHRLGISTIKWELEDTALRYLNPQQYYRIVNLMKRKRAEREQYIQEVIDEIKLRLDELSIDADIYGRPKHIYSIYRKMVLQNKQFNEIYDLLAVRVIVKSIKDCYAVLGIIHTCWKPMPGRFKDYIAMPKANMYQSLHTTVIGPKGEPLEVQIRTKEMHSIAEYGIAAHWAYKEGKTNNQSFQKKIAWFKEILEWQNDSMDAEEFMESLKIDLFSDMVFVFTPKGDVVELPKGSVPIDFAYRIHSEIGNKCIGAKVNGRIVPLDYQLKTGEIVEVLTSKHSYGPSQDWLKLAQSSQAKNKIRQFFKRQRRDENIAKGRELIEKELKAQNFDAKELMTDEKLADVAKKFNFTNVEDMLVAVGFNGLTSKQVVTRLTEKIRQKNTETKELLEQVTQDSSKQEHRHKKATLGVRVKGIDNLLIRMARCCNPVPGDDIIGFITKGRGVSIHRTDCPNIQDGLAKERLLEVEWENNENSNKVYDVDIEIMGYDRRGLLNEVLQVVYDTKTSLSSVSGKSDRNKVVQIHMTIAIQNISHLHKIVARIKQIPDVYSVRRIVQ from the coding sequence ATGGCGAAAGAAGAAGTGTTAACCATTGATGATGTGCTAGAAATGGCGCGTCTATATTTGTCAGAAGAAGATATACAGTTTATTGAACGAGCTTATATATACTCGCGAGATGCGCATGTAGGTCAATACCGGAAGTCTGGTGAGCCATATATTTTACATCCCATCCAAGTCGCTGGTATATTAGTTGGATTAAAAATGGATCCGATGACTGTTTCAGCAGGTTTATTGCACGATGTGGTGGAAGATACGTCGATTACATTAGAAGATTTAGAACAAGAATTTAACCATGAAGTGGCGATGCTTGTGGATGGCGTGACGAAGCTTGGAAAAATCAAGTATAAGTCAAAAGAAGAACAACAAGCAGAAAATCATCGAAAAATGTTTGTAGCAATGGCACAAGACATTCGAGTCATCTTAATTAAACTCGCCGATCGCCTTCATAATATGAGAACATTGCAACATCTGCCACCAGAAAAGCAACGAAGAATTTCTAACGAAACGCTTGAAATTTTTGCTCCGTTGGCACATCGTTTAGGTATTTCAACAATAAAATGGGAACTAGAAGATACGGCACTTCGTTATTTGAATCCACAGCAATATTATCGAATCGTTAATTTAATGAAACGAAAACGAGCGGAACGTGAACAATATATTCAAGAAGTCATTGATGAAATTAAACTGCGCTTAGATGAACTGTCTATTGATGCCGATATTTACGGACGACCGAAACATATTTATAGTATTTATCGAAAAATGGTGTTACAAAATAAACAGTTTAACGAAATTTATGATTTGTTAGCTGTTCGGGTAATTGTAAAAAGCATTAAAGATTGTTATGCCGTTTTAGGAATTATTCATACATGTTGGAAACCGATGCCTGGTCGCTTTAAAGATTATATTGCGATGCCGAAAGCAAATATGTATCAATCGCTTCATACAACGGTTATCGGTCCAAAAGGGGAACCATTAGAAGTTCAAATTCGAACAAAAGAAATGCATTCGATTGCAGAATACGGAATTGCTGCGCATTGGGCGTATAAAGAAGGAAAAACAAACAATCAATCGTTTCAAAAGAAAATTGCTTGGTTTAAAGAAATTTTAGAATGGCAAAACGATTCAATGGATGCGGAAGAATTTATGGAATCGTTGAAAATTGACTTGTTTTCCGATATGGTATTTGTATTTACGCCAAAAGGAGATGTCGTAGAATTACCAAAAGGCTCTGTACCAATTGACTTTGCTTATCGAATCCATTCGGAAATCGGAAACAAGTGTATTGGTGCAAAAGTAAACGGTCGAATTGTACCGCTTGATTATCAATTAAAAACCGGAGAAATTGTAGAAGTATTAACATCGAAACATTCTTACGGTCCAAGTCAAGACTGGTTAAAATTAGCACAAAGTTCCCAAGCAAAAAATAAAATCCGTCAATTTTTTAAACGACAACGTCGCGATGAAAATATTGCAAAAGGTCGCGAACTCATCGAAAAAGAGTTGAAAGCACAAAACTTTGATGCGAAAGAATTAATGACAGATGAAAAACTTGCGGATGTGGCGAAAAAATTCAACTTCACGAATGTAGAAGATATGTTAGTGGCAGTTGGGTTTAATGGATTGACGTCGAAGCAAGTAGTTACCCGTTTAACAGAAAAAATTCGTCAAAAAAATACGGAAACGAAAGAGTTATTAGAACAAGTTACCCAGGATTCCAGTAAACAAGAACATCGTCATAAAAAAGCAACGCTTGGCGTCCGAGTAAAAGGCATTGACAATTTACTTATTCGAATGGCTCGATGCTGCAATCCGGTGCCAGGGGATGATATTATCGGATTTATTACGAAAGGACGCGGCGTTTCCATCCATCGTACCGATTGTCCGAACATTCAAGATGGATTGGCGAAGGAACGATTATTAGAAGTAGAATGGGAAAACAATGAAAATAGTAATAAAGTGTACGATGTAGACATTGAAATTATGGGATATGATCGTAGAGGTTTACTAAATGAAGTATTACAAGTTGTGTATGATACGAAAACAAGTCTATCCTCTGTTTCTGGCAAATCTGATCGCAATAAGGTGGTCCAAATTCATATGACGATTGCGATTCAAAATATTAGTCATCTGCATAAAATCGTCGCTCGAATTAAACAAATTCCAGACGTTTATTCTGTGAGAAGAATTGTGCAGTAA
- a CDS encoding adenine phosphoribosyltransferase, translating into MDLKEYITIVPDFPVEGISFKDITTLMQNKDAYQYAINQICQFAEDKQVDVVVGPEARGFVVGCPVAYSLGKGFVPVRKEGKLPREVVKVDYGLEYGVDALALHKDSIQKGQRVLITDDLLATGGTIEATIQLVEKIGGVVVGIAFLIELTDLKGRQKIGDGYDVLSLMKYPS; encoded by the coding sequence ATGGATTTAAAAGAATATATTACAATTGTGCCTGATTTTCCAGTAGAAGGAATCAGTTTTAAAGATATTACGACGTTAATGCAAAATAAAGATGCCTATCAATATGCCATCAATCAAATTTGCCAGTTTGCAGAAGATAAACAAGTAGATGTTGTAGTTGGTCCAGAAGCCCGTGGATTTGTTGTTGGCTGCCCTGTGGCGTATTCTTTAGGGAAAGGGTTTGTTCCTGTGCGTAAGGAAGGAAAGCTTCCACGTGAAGTCGTAAAGGTTGATTACGGACTGGAATATGGGGTAGATGCACTTGCTTTACATAAAGATAGTATTCAAAAAGGCCAACGCGTGTTAATTACGGATGATTTATTAGCAACGGGTGGAACGATTGAAGCAACCATTCAATTAGTGGAAAAAATAGGTGGGGTAGTAGTAGGAATTGCTTTCCTCATTGAATTAACAGATTTAAAAGGGCGACAAAAAATTGGGGATGGATACGACGTATTATCGTTAATGAAATATCCATCTTAA
- the recJ gene encoding single-stranded-DNA-specific exonuclease RecJ, whose amino-acid sequence MLHAKKKWKLSKPPEDKVKMLASAVNISPFLAHLLINRGITTPTEAESFLHIRESDLFDPFLLNQMDLAVERIERAIDEGEPILIYGDYDADGVNSTVILVETLKELGALVDYYIPDRFKEGYGPNKQAFQRAKEEDFHVIITVDNGIAAVDVAAFAKEIGLDLIITDHHQMGDQLPDAYAIIHPQCSPNYPFSDLCGAGVAFKLAHALYKKIPTHLLEYAAIGTVCDLVPLQGENRAIVKLGLKRLQQTKKIGLKALMDVAQVDVPNCNEYDIGFGIGPRINAVGRLQSAMLAVELLTSENVEEAKQMATQIDELNQERQELVKQITEEAMEMVKNESDEEDDILILAKEGWNVGVIGIVASRLVEMFYKPVIMLTIDREKNIAKGSARSIEGFHLFQELSKCKDLLPHFGGHAQAAGMTLSLENLEELRIRLKQYAKICFTEHERIPIIQIDATVSVSEVDLSLIQDVQKLAPFGMNNAFPTVLIENASIAEKRQMGAQKNHLKLLLQEENTKLDAVGFQFGDQWHDLSEQSPVSLVGELSINEWNGHRKPQMIIQDLAVKEWQLFDIRNQKNVAEVIQRLPKQTTACIAFQEETVTLFQATNDATLLFYPTIEEEMITYSHVIFLDLPSSLHELQHVLQKIERPERIYTVFYHRESYLFTPLPTREEFSAYYKWLRMQKQVPFAVVVKQVERYKNWTKEKLTFMTKVFFELGFVKIESGIIFIHPSPKKKQIESAPIYQKRLNQMKVEQQLAYATYQQLKEWFEKNIRNE is encoded by the coding sequence ATGCTACATGCAAAGAAAAAATGGAAACTGAGTAAGCCACCGGAAGATAAAGTGAAAATGTTAGCATCCGCTGTCAACATTTCACCATTTTTAGCCCATTTGTTAATAAACCGAGGTATTACGACACCAACAGAAGCGGAATCCTTTTTACACATTCGCGAATCAGATTTGTTCGATCCATTTTTATTGAATCAAATGGACCTTGCCGTAGAACGAATTGAACGTGCGATAGATGAAGGAGAACCAATTTTAATATATGGCGATTACGATGCCGATGGTGTAAACTCAACCGTTATTTTAGTTGAAACATTAAAAGAATTAGGCGCATTAGTTGATTACTATATTCCAGATCGTTTTAAAGAAGGATACGGTCCGAATAAACAAGCATTTCAACGGGCGAAAGAGGAAGATTTTCACGTTATTATTACCGTTGATAATGGAATTGCAGCAGTGGATGTTGCTGCATTTGCAAAAGAAATTGGCCTTGATTTAATTATTACGGATCACCATCAAATGGGCGATCAATTGCCCGATGCTTATGCCATTATTCATCCACAATGTTCCCCGAATTACCCGTTTTCTGATTTATGCGGAGCGGGTGTTGCATTTAAATTAGCGCATGCTTTATATAAAAAAATACCAACTCATTTGTTAGAGTATGCAGCTATTGGAACGGTTTGTGATTTGGTTCCGTTACAAGGAGAAAACCGGGCGATTGTAAAGCTAGGATTAAAACGGTTACAACAAACGAAAAAAATAGGATTAAAAGCGTTAATGGACGTTGCACAAGTAGACGTTCCAAACTGTAATGAATATGATATAGGCTTTGGCATTGGACCGAGAATTAATGCTGTCGGTCGGTTGCAATCCGCGATGCTAGCAGTAGAATTGCTAACGAGCGAAAACGTGGAAGAAGCAAAGCAAATGGCGACTCAAATTGATGAATTAAACCAAGAACGACAAGAGTTAGTAAAGCAAATTACAGAAGAAGCAATGGAAATGGTTAAAAACGAATCAGACGAGGAAGATGACATTCTTATTTTAGCGAAAGAAGGATGGAATGTTGGCGTCATCGGAATTGTCGCATCCCGCTTAGTGGAAATGTTTTATAAACCAGTCATTATGTTAACGATTGACCGCGAAAAAAATATCGCAAAAGGTTCTGCTCGGAGTATTGAAGGATTTCACTTATTTCAAGAACTGTCGAAATGTAAAGATTTACTTCCTCATTTTGGAGGACATGCCCAAGCAGCGGGTATGACATTATCATTAGAGAACCTAGAAGAGCTTCGGATTCGTTTAAAACAATATGCGAAAATTTGTTTTACAGAGCATGAAAGAATTCCGATTATCCAAATAGATGCAACCGTGTCTGTGTCAGAAGTAGACCTTTCTCTTATTCAAGATGTGCAAAAATTAGCGCCATTTGGAATGAACAATGCGTTTCCCACCGTATTAATTGAAAACGCAAGCATTGCGGAAAAGCGCCAAATGGGAGCACAAAAAAATCATTTGAAATTGCTATTACAAGAAGAAAATACAAAATTAGATGCAGTAGGCTTTCAATTTGGTGATCAATGGCATGACCTTTCGGAACAAAGTCCTGTTTCATTAGTGGGAGAGTTATCGATTAATGAATGGAATGGTCATCGAAAGCCACAAATGATTATTCAAGATTTGGCAGTAAAAGAATGGCAACTGTTTGATATTCGTAATCAAAAAAATGTAGCAGAAGTGATTCAACGTTTACCGAAACAAACGACGGCTTGTATTGCCTTTCAAGAAGAAACGGTTACGTTGTTTCAAGCTACAAATGATGCAACGTTGTTATTTTATCCAACTATCGAAGAAGAGATGATAACCTATTCACACGTTATATTTTTAGATTTACCGTCATCGTTACACGAATTACAACATGTTTTGCAAAAAATAGAACGACCAGAGCGGATTTATACTGTTTTTTATCACCGTGAATCGTATCTGTTTACTCCGTTACCGACGAGAGAAGAATTTTCCGCCTATTATAAATGGTTACGAATGCAAAAACAAGTCCCGTTTGCGGTAGTAGTGAAACAAGTCGAGCGTTATAAAAATTGGACAAAAGAAAAATTAACCTTTATGACAAAAGTGTTTTTTGAATTAGGATTTGTTAAAATAGAAAGCGGAATTATTTTTATTCATCCGTCACCTAAAAAGAAACAGATTGAATCTGCACCAATCTATCAAAAACGATTAAATCAAATGAAAGTAGAACAACAACTGGCATATGCCACGTATCAACAACTAAAAGAATGGTTTGAAAAAAATATACGGAACGAGTAA
- a CDS encoding post-transcriptional regulator, with product MEEKELEYYRSQIDVVLQSKCKEFHILGYEKATVEDIWACLLHKGRDKKLWRMYEAVSMAMGLKITDYMNYLTIQAYQNPHWIFDEGEVPEATLSMNVEELK from the coding sequence ATGGAAGAAAAAGAGTTAGAATACTATCGTTCGCAAATTGATGTTGTATTACAAAGCAAGTGCAAAGAGTTTCATATTCTTGGATATGAAAAAGCAACCGTAGAAGATATATGGGCTTGCTTGCTTCACAAAGGACGCGATAAAAAGCTTTGGAGAATGTATGAAGCGGTTAGTATGGCAATGGGATTAAAAATAACTGATTACATGAATTATTTAACAATCCAAGCATATCAAAATCCACATTGGATTTTTGATGAAGGAGAAGTGCCAGAAGCTACGTTATCGATGAATGTAGAAGAACTTAAGTAA